CGGCGGAGCCTGACGGCAGGGTCCTCCGTTCCTTCCACCGAGGGGGAGAGGCCCAGGCTCCGCAGGATATTCGCTGCTTGATGCGGCGGGGCGGTGGACACCAGGACCGTGGGTGCAATCCGGACCAGGCCCAGTGCGGCGGCTTTGGGCCCCGACAGGATCTCGGCAAGCGCGGTTTCGTCATCGCTTTGGATGAAGCTGGCGGCGGGGCCTACCCGCATCCTGCCATGCCGGGAAGCAGTGTCCTCCACGAGGTATTCGAGTGGCTGGGGCACGGCGGTGGCCGAGTGTTCCCGCAGGAACTCCAGCAGGCCGGCGGCGTCGTAGCCGGCGTCGAGGGCGCGCCGGATGGAGTTGTCCGAGAACCGGTAGATGGTGGCGGGTCCCTGGCCTTCGGCGTCGGCCATGACCAGGAGTTTTTCCGTCAGCCCGGGAGCAAGGTAGCCCGGCGCAACGGCGGTGAGGTCGGCCTGCAGGAGCACGTGGTTCAACGCAGCCGGCAAGTGCTCGCCCAGGATGGCAAGTGCGGCGTCCGGCCGGTCCTCGGCGAAAGCGCTGCCCAGCTGGCTCAAGGCACCGGAGCCCACCAGGCCGAGCATTTCGGCTTCGGCGAGGACCCCGCGGATCAGTGAAGTGAAACGCCGCGCCATCCGCGGCTGGGCCCATTCGGCCCGCTGCAGGACTGCGGCGGCGTCGAGCACCGGGGCAGTGCCGTCCGGGGCTGCCGCTTCGGTGGTGAGCTCATGCAGGATTTCCAGGATCCGTTTGCGGATTACGGGAGCATCAGGCCGCTGCGGCTCAGCGGACAACGCCACGATGGTGCTGCCGGACGCCGTTCGGTGCGGCGTTGTCCCTTGGGCACCATTAACGGGCTGGCCCACCAGCGACGGGACACGTTCGCTCGCCAGCCAGGCGTTCACCAGCCACAACCACTGTTCCTGGCGGGGCAGGACGAGCCATTCCAGCTGCGGTGGCTGTACCCAGGACGATGAATCCACGTCCAGCCGGATCAGGCCTGCGAGCCCGCACAATTCCAGCAGGAGTCCCACGCGTCCCTGGTCGACCCCGAGCAGTTCGCCCAGCCGGCGCACTTCGCGTACACCCACCCCGCCGCTGCGCAGCGTGGCCAGCGGCTGATCCCTGACGGCATGCAGCAGCTCGCCCACCAGCCGAAGGGTTTCCGAGATGGCACTCATCGCCGCGTTCCTGCGCAGCAGGGCGCTGGTACGGCCCAGCTCCGGGACGGGCGGCGAGAGCATGAAGTCATTGATGATCGCCCCACCACGCAGCGACAGCCCCACGCTGTGCGGCAACTCGACATGTGCCGCATCCAGCGGCACCAGCAGGCCGCGGGCCAGGAGCCAGTCAACGGGCCCGACGTCGGAGCCCTCGGTCGTGATGGACGCCTTGCGTTGCGCCTGGGGGACGGCACCCATGGCCCAGTTGCGGAACCTGGCGAGCAGCGCCGTCGTCCGTTCCGGGGCCCCGGCAAGGATTTTCTGAACCGCCTCCGGCGAGGAGGTCCAGTGCTGCAGCGCGAGGGCTGCCTCCATGGGAGTGGTCGCGTCCTGGATGGCGACGCCGCTGCGGTGCAGCTCGGAGACCAGCTGGACTGCCCGCTGCGCGAACGCCGGCTGGAGGCGGACCAGTTCCGTGTAGCTCCTGCCAAGGCCTGCAGGATAGAGGCCCACCACGTCCTTGAGGCAGCCGACCGGGAGGTAGAAGCGCTGCCGGGCGCTGGAAGGAGGCGTGCCGTGCGGCGGCGGGGCACGGTGCACCAGTGCCAGGTCCTGCAGGGTTGCCAGGATCCGTTCCACCACGGCGACGGTGGAGCCGGAGATCATTTTCCGGAGGCTCGCGGCCGAGGCACTGTGTTCAGTATCCGTGTTGGTGCACAGGTGGAGGGTTTCGAGGACCTGCATCTGCGGCCTGTTCAACCGTTCGAGTGCCCGCTGCACGCTGACCCGCGCGCTTGCCCGCGCTGCGAGGGCCGAAAAGTCCGGAACGGCGGGGGAGATGAGGTCCGGCCGCGCATCGAACAGCACACGCAACGAGTCGTCGCTGCGTGCCTCCAGGTCTTTGCTGAGCGCGCGAATGAGGGACATCAGTCCAACGTTACCGCTGGTCAGGCTTTCCTGCCCGGCGCCGCCCGGCAACGCTGTCCAGAACAAGGAAAAGCATGAGGAGGAATGCCACCGGCAGGCCGTACAGCGCAGAATAGGTGACCCAGGCCGGCGCAACATTGCCTGCGAAGGCAAGCGCCATCACGGCTCCAACTGCTGCCAGGGAGAGCACGGCAATGGCTGCGGCGGCGATCATAACGGGCCGCCGGTAACGCGAGGGTGTCATGGACGTAACGCTACAGCCCCTGCGGTGGCGGGCGTGAACCCGTTGCCTGGGCGCCGTTGGAAGCAGGATTAGGGCACCGGGCAGGATAACCTTGAAAGATACAGACCAACACGGTTCGCAGCTGCCATACCTTGAACCCGTACAACAATACGGATGCGGTGGCGGCTGGCCGTGTCTCACGACAGCAGAACGAAGAAGGTTGATTACGTGCCTACCGGCAAGGTCAAGTGGTATGACAAGGACAAGGGCTTCGGGTTCCTCGCAGGAGAGGATGGCCAGGAGGTTTTCCTGCCCAAATCGTCGCTTCCCGAGGGCGTAACGGAGCTCAAGGCCGGCACCCGCGTCGAGTTCGGCGTGGCCGACGGCCGGAAAGGTGCGCAGGCCCTGGGCCTGCGTGTCCTGGACAAGACGCCGTCCATCGCCAAGGCGAAGCGGCCCAGTGCAAAGGACCTCGCTCCGCTGGTCCAGGACCTGGTGACCGTACTGGATAACCTTTCCGGAACCCTGTCCAAAGGCAAATACCCGGAAGGCAACAAGGGCAAGGCGATCGCGGCTGCCCTGCGTAAGGTTGCCGACGAGCTGGACGTTTAGCACCGATGAGTCCGCAAGCTGAACAGCCGGCGGCGCCGGAGCAGGGCCAGGCGGGCCCGACGCCGGCGGATGCCGAAAGCCCTGTCCCCGCCGCCGCTGCCAAAATCGGCTCCAAGCGCCCGGCCGGTGTGCCGGTATGGCGGACCGGAAAGCCGGACGCATTCCTGGCTGCTGCCGTGGAGACGGCCCGGACCGCCTTGGAGGGCATCACCGCCGCCTCCGATATTGGGCGCCACGTCGCCGCCAAGAGCGAAGGCGACCGGCTTGTCACGCACCTTTTTGAGTCGAAGCTGCCCGGTTACGCTGGCTGGCATTGGTATGCGGTGGTCACCCGCAACTCCCGTTCAAAGGTGGTCACCGTCAGCGAGCTGGGGCTGCTGCCGTCCGAAGATTCCATTCTTGCCCCCGAATGGGTTCCATGGGCGGAACGCGTCCGTCCCGAGGACGCGCAGCAACAGGAAAAGGACACCCCGGAACAGGGCAAGGCGTCGCCGGAAACCGGCGAACCGGCGCCGGATGGGGATATGACAGGGACCGGGCCTGCCGGGCAGGACCCGGAGATCCCGGAGTTCGACGCCACGGGCTCTGATGCCGCGGACAATGATTTCATTGAGCAGCACCCGGGGGACGACGCCGGCACGGACTAGTTGCCTGCGCCTCCCAGCCGACGGGGACACGCAAACGGCGCCGACCGGGCAGGACCCGGGCGGCGCCGTCGGACGTTAAGGGAGCGCCCCTGGCGGGCTACTTGCGCAGTTCGCCCACCACGTAGTCGATGCTGGCCAGCAAGGCGGAAACGTCGTCGGGCTCGATGGCAACGAAGGTTGCGATGCGCAGCTGGTTGCGGCCCAGCTTCCGGTACGGTTCGGTGTCCACGATCCCGTTGGCGCGCAGGACCTTGGCCACCTGGGCGGCGTCAACCGACTCGTCGAAGTCGATGGTGGCAATGACGTTCGAACGTTCATCAGGATTGGTGACGAACGGGGTTGCATACTCCGAGCCCTCGGCCCAGGAGTAGATGCGTCCGGCCGAATCCGCTGTGCGTTTTGCAGCGAAGTCCAGGCCGCCGTTGGAGTTGAGCCACTGCACCTGGGCGTCCAGGGTCACCAGGGTGGACAGGGACGGGGTGTTGTAGGTCTGGTTCAGCCGTGAGTTGTCGATGGCCGTCTGCAGGTCCAGGAAGTCCGGGATCCAGCGGCCGCCGGCCTTGATCCGGGCGGCACGTTCCACGGCGGCGGGGGAGAACAGGCCCAGCCAGAGCCCGCCGTCGGACGCAAAGTTTTTCTGCGGTGCGAAGTAGTAGACGTCGCTTTGGGCTACATCGACGTCCAGGCCGCCCGCAGCCGAGGTGGCATCCACCAGCACCAGTGCGCCCTCATCGGCTCCCGCAACCCGCTGCACGGGAGCGGAAACACCGGTGGACGTTTCGTTTTGCGGCCAGGCGTAGACGTCCACGCCTGGTTCGGCCTGTGCCGCGGGACGGGTGCCCGGCTCGGACTTGAGGATCGAGGACGCTTCCAGGAAGGGGGCTTTGTTTGTTGCCGCCGCGAACTTGGATCCGAACTCGCCAAAGGACAGGTGCTGGGCTTTTTTCTCCACCAGTCCGAAGCTGGCAACATCCCAGAACGCCGTGGAGCCGCCCACGCCCAGGACAACTTCGTAACCTTCCGGTGCGCGGAAGAACTGGCTCAGGCCGTCGCGGACCGAGCCAACGAGGTTCTTGACCGGGGCCTGCCGGTGGGACGTGCCCAGGATGTTCTTTGATGCGGCGGACAGCGCATCAATCTGTTCCTGCCTGACCTTGGAAGGTCCGGCGCCGAACCGCCCGTCCTGAGGCAGGAGGTCGGCGGGAATAGTGATGCTGGGTTCGCTCACAGGTGCTCCAATTTCGGCGTGATGTGACTTTGGTCCGGGCGGGTGAATGGTTGCCGGCGGGCAGTCGGCAATGACTGCGACTCAGGCCTTCCCATTCTGCCTGAACAGCTGTTTCGGCGGGAACCGGGACCGTCATAGTCCAGCCATTGAGACGTCTTGCCGGCGCCCGCCAACTATTCGGACTAAGTCAAAATAGGCTAAGCTTGCCAACGGACTACGTCGCAGTGAAAGGCGATACGGTGGGACAACGCAAGGTACTGCGCTCGAGGAGCTGAGCTGGATGACGGATCTGATCGACACTACGGAAATGTACCTTCGCACCATTTTGGAGCTTGAGGAAGAAAACATTGTTGCCCTCCGGGCCCGTATTGCAGAACGGCTGCGCCACTCGGGGCCCACGGTTTCCCAGACCATTGGCCGGATGGAGCGCGACGGCCTGGTGGTGGTGTCCGGCGACCGGCACCTCGAGCTCACCGAAAGCGGCCGCAAGCGGGCTACGGAGGTCATGCGCAAGCACCGGCTGGCCGAGCGGCTCCTGGCGGATGTCATCGGCCTGGACTGGGCTTACGTCCACGATGAAGCCTGCCGGTGGGAACACGTC
The window above is part of the Pseudarthrobacter sp. NS4 genome. Proteins encoded here:
- the serC gene encoding phosphoserine transaminase yields the protein MSEPSITIPADLLPQDGRFGAGPSKVRQEQIDALSAASKNILGTSHRQAPVKNLVGSVRDGLSQFFRAPEGYEVVLGVGGSTAFWDVASFGLVEKKAQHLSFGEFGSKFAAATNKAPFLEASSILKSEPGTRPAAQAEPGVDVYAWPQNETSTGVSAPVQRVAGADEGALVLVDATSAAGGLDVDVAQSDVYYFAPQKNFASDGGLWLGLFSPAAVERAARIKAGGRWIPDFLDLQTAIDNSRLNQTYNTPSLSTLVTLDAQVQWLNSNGGLDFAAKRTADSAGRIYSWAEGSEYATPFVTNPDERSNVIATIDFDESVDAAQVAKVLRANGIVDTEPYRKLGRNQLRIATFVAIEPDDVSALLASIDYVVGELRK
- a CDS encoding cold-shock protein, with product MPTGKVKWYDKDKGFGFLAGEDGQEVFLPKSSLPEGVTELKAGTRVEFGVADGRKGAQALGLRVLDKTPSIAKAKRPSAKDLAPLVQDLVTVLDNLSGTLSKGKYPEGNKGKAIAAALRKVADELDV
- a CDS encoding helicase-associated domain-containing protein; its protein translation is MSLIRALSKDLEARSDDSLRVLFDARPDLISPAVPDFSALAARASARVSVQRALERLNRPQMQVLETLHLCTNTDTEHSASAASLRKMISGSTVAVVERILATLQDLALVHRAPPPHGTPPSSARQRFYLPVGCLKDVVGLYPAGLGRSYTELVRLQPAFAQRAVQLVSELHRSGVAIQDATTPMEAALALQHWTSSPEAVQKILAGAPERTTALLARFRNWAMGAVPQAQRKASITTEGSDVGPVDWLLARGLLVPLDAAHVELPHSVGLSLRGGAIINDFMLSPPVPELGRTSALLRRNAAMSAISETLRLVGELLHAVRDQPLATLRSGGVGVREVRRLGELLGVDQGRVGLLLELCGLAGLIRLDVDSSSWVQPPQLEWLVLPRQEQWLWLVNAWLASERVPSLVGQPVNGAQGTTPHRTASGSTIVALSAEPQRPDAPVIRKRILEILHELTTEAAAPDGTAPVLDAAAVLQRAEWAQPRMARRFTSLIRGVLAEAEMLGLVGSGALSQLGSAFAEDRPDAALAILGEHLPAALNHVLLQADLTAVAPGYLAPGLTEKLLVMADAEGQGPATIYRFSDNSIRRALDAGYDAAGLLEFLREHSATAVPQPLEYLVEDTASRHGRMRVGPAASFIQSDDETALAEILSGPKAAALGLVRIAPTVLVSTAPPHQAANILRSLGLSPSVEGTEDPAVRLRRAPVPQESLRPVYTAPRTAPAAEDVDAQLAVLRQLGSAVGHHASGARAGSGDQSGEAATQLGLETLQRAIRLKQRISMNVVDSLGNANLEIVVPLSVNGGRVRVFDPAKETERVLSIHRIIDIEAAEELRQ
- a CDS encoding DUF3027 domain-containing protein, whose protein sequence is MSPQAEQPAAPEQGQAGPTPADAESPVPAAAAKIGSKRPAGVPVWRTGKPDAFLAAAVETARTALEGITAASDIGRHVAAKSEGDRLVTHLFESKLPGYAGWHWYAVVTRNSRSKVVTVSELGLLPSEDSILAPEWVPWAERVRPEDAQQQEKDTPEQGKASPETGEPAPDGDMTGTGPAGQDPEIPEFDATGSDAADNDFIEQHPGDDAGTD